The Kitasatospora albolonga nucleotide sequence AGCCGCTTCACCGTCTCCCCGCTGGCCGAGACCGTGGCGAGCCTGTGCACCCTGGAGCGCGCCGCCGCCGCGCAGCCGCGTGAGCGCGCCTGGCTGGAGCGGTGGCTGCCCGCCTACCGGCGGCTCAAGGCCGACGACCCCCTCGCCGCCTGGATCATCCGCGCCGCCCTCACTCCCCGCTGGATCGCCGACTTCCTCACCCCCGTCCCCGTGCCCCCGCCCGCCGGGCGGCAACCGGACACCTTCGCGCAGGAGTTGGCGCGGGTCCGGGCGACACCGCCGGACACGGTCCGCGCCGATCTCGCCGTGGCCCTGCGCGGACCGCTGCCCGCCGCGCTGGACCGGGACGACCTGGCGCGGCGGAGCGCCGATGTCCTGGAGTGGGTGTGGACGCGGGCCGTCGAGCCGGAGTGGGCCGCCCGGCGGCGGGTCCTGGAGGCCGATGTGATCGCCCGGGCCGCCGAGTTGAGCCGGGGCGGCTGGGCCGGGGCGCTCGACGGGATGCGGCCGGGGATGCGATGGCTGGGGGAGAGTCGGCTCCAGATCAACACGTACGACAACCCGCCGCGTGAACTGAAGGACGCCCAGCTGGTGTTCACCCCCG carries:
- a CDS encoding transcriptional regulator; this translates as MGWWQISADTLANSRFTVSPLAETVASLCTLERAAAAQPRERAWLERWLPAYRRLKADDPLAAWIIRAALTPRWIADFLTPVPVPPPAGRQPDTFAQELARVRATPPDTVRADLAVALRGPLPAALDRDDLARRSADVLEWVWTRAVEPEWAARRRVLEADVIARAAELSRGGWAGALDGMRPGMRWLGESRLQINTYDNPPRELKDAQLVFTPVTAEVGWVCWDIPHRYGVVYPCSGALAEPGRAPVPQALGALIGPARAGVLVLLASPLSTTRLTALTGQGLGSVGRHLRVLLDAGLVCRRRDGRSVLYFRTAAGDGLVRAAAAGDGLVRASG